The Vigna angularis cultivar LongXiaoDou No.4 chromosome 6, ASM1680809v1, whole genome shotgun sequence genome contains the following window.
CAAAAGACTTAATTGGATTTGGGATAATCAATATTGGTGCACTTGTCAACCTTTGCTTCAATTCCAGGAAGCTTTTCTCACACTTATCCGTCCAAACAAACGGTTGATCTTTGCGAGTTAGGTGGTTAAAGGCGCtactattttagaaaaaccTTCTATAAATTTTCTATAGTATCCAGCTAAGCCCACAAATCTCCGTATTTCCGTTGTAGTCTTTGGTTTCTCCCACCGTAGCACTGCTTCCACCTTGGTTGGATCCACCGCTATGCTTTAAGCTGATATAACATGTCCCAACAATTTCACCTTCTGTATCCAGAACTCAGAATTTGACAACTTTGCATatagtttcttttctctcaagatCTCAAGCACAATTCTTAAATGCCCATCATGTTCTTCTCGACTTTTGGAATAAATgagtatgtcatctataaagactacgacaaacttatctaagAAGGGTTGAAAGATTttgttcatgtaatccatgaacaAAGTTGGAGCATTAGTTACCCCGAATGGcataactacatactcgtaATGCCAGTATCTTGATCTAAAAGCAGTCTTCTATACATCTTCAGCTTTaaccaaaatttgatgatatccagaccttagatctatctttgaaaatacTTGACCTCCATGCAACTGATCCATCAAATCGTCAATCCTAGGCaaaggatacttgttcttgatggttagCTTGTTCAACTGCCTGTAGTCGACACACAATCTAGAgctaccatctttcttcttcaccagcagTACCGGTGCCCCCCATGGTGATACGCTTGGTCGGATGAATTGTTTTTCCAACagctcttcaatttgcttcttcagCTCTGCCAACTCTGCTGGGGTTATTCGATATGGAGCTATCGATACTGGTCCAGCTCCAAGTATTAAATCGATGGAAAATTCTACTTCTCGTTGAGGTGGCAATCCTGGTTCTTTTTCTGGGAACACATCACTAAACTCATTAACTATGGGAATATCaagattttgttcatttttctcaatttccACATGAGTCAAGATAATGAAACACGGAGATCcttcttttacttcttttaaCACTTGTTGTAATGACAACAACTTCGATTCTTCAGGATCAGGGAAAATCAACTCTTTCTTGTTACAGTCTATAAGGATACGATTGGCagataaccaatccattcctaagattACATCTAAACCTTGTAGAGGTAAAGATATAAGATGTACTTTGAACCTACGTCCTTCTACAATGATTGGACATTGAGGACACATCCTcgatgtttttatcaatttatagGCCGGTGTAGACACTATAAGGTCATACTGCAGCTCTTTCATGGGTAGGTTCAACTCttgaataagagtttcaaacaaaaaggagtgtgtcgctccagaatcaaacaacacattcAAGTCTCTACCAGTTATACTACAACATCCAATGATGAGGATACCTGATTTGGCAGCTTCTGCTCCCGTTAAAGCATAGACTCTTCCAGTCGCTTGTGGCTTGTCCTTCCCTGTTGAGGCGGTTGTTGAGGTTGAGTTGTTTCTCTTCTGTTAGAGGGACAATCTCTAGCAAAATGTCCTTCTGCtccataaataaaacatttgttCCGCAGATTAACTTGTGGACAGACGCTCTTCAGATGAGGTCCTCCGCAGACGAAACATCGGATTATTCTCTCTTGATGTTGTTGCTGATGAGAATTCCTATGAGGATGTGGTCTGTCATAAGGTCGATTCCTTACATGTTGTCCAACTCGTGCCCCAGATGGTCCTCCCACCCTTTGTGACTTCTGCTGAACTTCAATCTCACTCGTTAACCTTTCCGCAACTTTGGCATGTTCAATTAAAGCATAAAACTCTTTAATAGCTAAAGGGTTCACGGCTAGTTGTATGTCTGCTCTCAATCCATTTTTAAATTTCCTACCCCTCCATTCTTCATTTGCTGGTT
Protein-coding sequences here:
- the LOC108341434 gene encoding uncharacterized protein LOC108341434; amino-acid sequence: MEKFFDAKNCSSQTRLAYSEYQLFGEAIHWWDNMKLVLQEGGEIITWEVFKNKFYAEYFPESVRYAKEVEFLQLVQGNKSVVEYADKFKQLGRFYTQPANEEWRGRKFKNGLRADIQLAVNPLAIKEFYALIEHAKVAERLTSEIEVQQKSQRVGGPSGARVGQHVRNRPYDRPHPHRNSHQQQHQERIIRCFVCGGPHLKSVCPQVNLRNKCFIYGAEGHFARDCPSNRRETTQPQQPPQQGRTSHKRLEESML